The Halocalculus aciditolerans genome includes a window with the following:
- a CDS encoding group I intron-associated PD-(D/E)XK endonuclease, translating to MDDMNNSSRQGEKSELAVASELMEKGFGVSFPFGHDHQYDLIVDMDGALYRIQVKTAKHEEGNRYYIQANANHYDKKYVDLLAGYLEKKATFFIPIDEASGKRQRVTFTDLDQMGPKVNQQRSNHISKYRFGQAIRRV from the coding sequence ATGGACGATATGAACAACTCCTCTCGACAAGGAGAGAAGTCAGAATTGGCTGTCGCCTCAGAGTTGATGGAGAAGGGGTTCGGCGTGTCGTTCCCTTTTGGCCATGACCATCAATACGACCTCATCGTGGACATGGACGGAGCACTATACAGAATTCAGGTTAAAACAGCAAAGCACGAGGAGGGGAACCGGTATTATATCCAGGCGAACGCCAATCACTACGACAAGAAATACGTTGACCTCTTAGCTGGATATTTGGAGAAGAAGGCTACGTTTTTCATCCCTATTGATGAAGCGAGTGGAAAACGACAACGGGTGACCTTCACGGATTTAGACCAAATGGGCCCTAAAGTGAATCAACAGCGGTCTAATCATATCAGTAAATATCGCTTTGGCCAAGCAATCAGGAGGGTATAA
- a CDS encoding CRISPR-associated protein Cas4 produces MSDESTTPPHDPPQTPSGKSAYVSKIVRDRISDQTFREWYAEQQVAENILEGQAYFNGPSPPKDPGKHTPSKLLQCHRKASYDRQNAPNEGTPPEGLFWIGSEFEEQVIVPFLQDATTPKTYVQNSVWIDTEITVEGTTVRLRGSTDPAIVTKDAEPLFVTEIKTTKDVQHLSEPKPHHKAQLHAYLYALDEEHDHSVRDGLVVYGSRTTFDLKAFHIEFDPEFWERVTEWMAAQTNYEARGELPPADSERDWECSYCSYKHRCGEADTPYSDIEFDGLLPLFADYDRDPLTEYLDGYADAGAKLTPTLAHVYPDLVPEYGAYEWSCPACPETFAWDALDWDGDTDDPPLCPNCLDAGEMVTLGGPEPHDQLSQ; encoded by the coding sequence ATGAGCGACGAATCAACTACACCACCACACGACCCGCCCCAAACACCTAGCGGGAAGTCGGCGTACGTCTCTAAAATCGTGCGTGACCGGATATCCGATCAGACGTTCCGTGAGTGGTACGCGGAACAGCAAGTCGCAGAGAACATCCTTGAGGGGCAAGCGTACTTCAACGGGCCATCCCCGCCGAAGGATCCAGGGAAGCACACGCCGAGTAAACTCCTTCAGTGCCATCGGAAAGCCAGCTACGACCGCCAGAATGCGCCAAACGAGGGCACACCGCCCGAGGGCCTGTTCTGGATCGGTTCTGAGTTTGAAGAACAGGTAATCGTACCGTTCCTCCAGGACGCCACGACGCCGAAGACGTACGTCCAGAATTCGGTGTGGATTGACACCGAAATCACCGTCGAAGGCACCACCGTGCGGCTTCGCGGTTCAACCGACCCAGCAATCGTGACGAAAGACGCAGAGCCGTTGTTCGTCACCGAAATCAAGACGACGAAAGACGTCCAGCACCTCTCCGAGCCGAAGCCGCACCACAAGGCCCAGCTCCACGCCTACCTGTACGCCCTCGATGAGGAACACGACCACTCGGTCCGTGATGGGCTGGTTGTCTACGGGAGCCGTACCACGTTCGACCTCAAAGCCTTCCACATCGAGTTCGACCCCGAGTTCTGGGAGCGCGTCACCGAGTGGATGGCCGCCCAGACCAACTATGAGGCGCGTGGGGAGTTACCGCCGGCTGATTCGGAGCGTGACTGGGAGTGCTCGTACTGCTCGTACAAGCATCGATGCGGCGAAGCAGACACGCCGTACTCGGATATCGAGTTTGACGGGTTGTTGCCGTTGTTCGCCGACTACGACCGCGACCCACTCACGGAGTACTTGGATGGGTACGCAGATGCCGGTGCGAAACTGACACCCACGCTCGCGCACGTGTACCCCGACTTGGTTCCAGAGTATGGTGCGTACGAGTGGAGTTGCCCAGCCTGCCCGGAGACGTTCGCGTGGGACGCCCTTGACTGGGATGGGGATACAGACGATCCGCCGTTGTGCCCAAACTGTCTGGACGCAGGCGAGATGGTCACGCTGGGCGGCCCGGAACCTCACGACCAACTCAGTCAGTGA
- a CDS encoding Cdc6/Cdc18 family protein, translating into MITDARVLQPKFIPREVQHRDAEVNHLSSTLTPITNGEQPDPALLHGPSGVGKTCVAQYLVEQLQEAVIDLDTQYVNCWEDYSRFKTLYRLIDGIQQTATIHRQSTPTDHLLERLRDYNGPPYVVILDEVDQLEDKSLLYDLYRIRNLTMILISNSEQALFTDVGERLNSRLTNAVRIHFRAYHDPELVSILQDRVQWGLAPDTIDDSAINAIATNAAGDARVAIGILRRAARQARDQSADRITEDLIRKVTPEAKSEIEQKTIDRLKPHQKILYHIINEHDEIKPQPLYDAYRNRANEPNSHRMVRNYLSKLEHYNLIVAEGNTKGRRYRPAP; encoded by the coding sequence ATGATAACGGATGCTCGCGTCCTACAACCCAAGTTCATCCCCCGGGAGGTGCAACACCGTGACGCCGAAGTCAACCACCTCTCCAGCACACTCACTCCGATCACGAACGGCGAGCAACCCGACCCGGCACTTCTCCATGGCCCGAGCGGCGTCGGCAAAACGTGCGTCGCGCAATACCTCGTTGAACAGCTCCAAGAGGCTGTCATTGACCTGGACACGCAGTACGTGAACTGCTGGGAAGATTATAGTCGCTTCAAAACCCTCTACAGGCTCATCGACGGCATCCAACAAACCGCCACCATTCACCGCCAATCCACACCCACTGACCACCTGCTCGAACGCCTCCGCGACTACAATGGCCCGCCCTACGTCGTCATCCTCGACGAAGTGGATCAACTCGAAGACAAGAGTCTCCTCTACGACCTCTACCGCATCCGCAACCTCACAATGATCCTCATCTCGAATAGCGAGCAAGCTCTCTTCACAGACGTTGGTGAGCGCCTCAACAGCCGTCTCACCAACGCCGTGCGGATTCACTTTCGTGCCTACCACGACCCAGAGCTCGTGAGTATCCTCCAAGACCGGGTCCAATGGGGACTCGCACCAGACACCATCGATGACTCTGCCATCAACGCGATCGCCACGAATGCCGCTGGTGACGCCCGCGTCGCCATCGGCATCCTTCGACGCGCCGCCCGCCAGGCGCGCGACCAATCTGCTGACCGAATCACCGAGGATTTGATTCGGAAAGTGACTCCGGAAGCGAAATCGGAAATCGAGCAAAAGACCATCGACCGTTTGAAACCCCACCAGAAAATCCTCTACCACATCATCAACGAGCACGACGAAATCAAGCCACAACCCCTCTACGACGCTTACCGAAATCGTGCCAACGAACCGAACTCGCACCGTATGGTTCGAAACTACCTCTCGAAGTTAGAGCACTACAACCTCATCGTCGCGGAGGGTAACACGAAAGGCCGCCGATACCGTCCCGCTCCCTGA
- a CDS encoding endonuclease/exonuclease/phosphatase family protein: MRIVTWNCNMAFRNKRAKVLGWDPDVLVIQEAENPNHKGSWNKFTDWAWIGDNPNKGLAIFTRNGHAIDPINAPATDAEYVLPVTVAGRTIVGVWAMNDKSNPEQRYIGQVHTALQDYSELVNAETIVAGDFNWNVQWDESPKSPLVGGFADVTSTLNACGLMSAYHGATDDELGEETKSTFFMHKKQDRPYHTDYIFAPSSVIESDAVRVGHFNNWIDASDHMPVMLDTSE, encoded by the coding sequence ATGCGCATCGTGACGTGGAACTGTAACATGGCTTTCCGAAACAAGCGGGCCAAGGTACTCGGCTGGGATCCAGATGTACTCGTAATTCAGGAAGCCGAGAATCCCAATCACAAGGGTTCGTGGAACAAATTCACGGACTGGGCATGGATAGGCGATAACCCGAACAAGGGACTCGCCATATTCACCCGGAACGGACACGCAATTGACCCGATCAACGCCCCAGCGACAGACGCCGAATACGTCCTCCCTGTTACTGTCGCTGGTCGAACGATTGTCGGGGTGTGGGCGATGAACGACAAGAGTAACCCGGAACAACGGTACATCGGACAAGTTCACACCGCGCTCCAGGACTACAGCGAACTCGTCAACGCGGAGACGATCGTTGCAGGTGACTTCAACTGGAACGTCCAGTGGGACGAATCGCCGAAAAGCCCGCTTGTCGGGGGCTTCGCCGACGTCACGTCCACATTGAATGCCTGTGGGTTGATGAGCGCGTATCACGGTGCCACGGACGATGAGCTCGGAGAGGAAACGAAGTCAACGTTCTTCATGCACAAGAAGCAGGACCGGCCGTATCACACCGATTATATTTTCGCACCCAGTTCAGTAATTGAATCTGACGCGGTTCGTGTCGGCCACTTCAACAACTGGATTGATGCGAGTGACCACATGCCTGTCATGCTTGATACATCCGAATAA
- a CDS encoding helix-turn-helix domain-containing protein yields MGLSRGTIGEHLRRAEAKIIQSVVV; encoded by the coding sequence TTGGGCCTGTCCCGGGGCACGATTGGCGAACATCTCCGCCGGGCGGAAGCGAAGATCATCCAGTCGGTAGTTGTGTGA
- a CDS encoding TetR/AcrR family transcriptional regulator, protein MRKFSDEERDRIHEELIQTGRELLVTYGPAKTTLKDITDPVGIAKPTFYQFFDAKADLYVEIFEREFDEFTEQMQSELSGVDDPQERLEKFFRCYVEFSEGNKFIKKLFVEKDYRDVLENMSSEQIVEIEQKEMEGLIPPIKDIQEQSEGPISEMDPITVLGLMGSSLGLLVLHKDEYEEYAALFEEVQDEVYYQLQEKMISTLARGLTVEE, encoded by the coding sequence ATGCGGAAATTCAGCGATGAGGAGCGAGACCGGATACACGAGGAATTAATCCAGACAGGGCGTGAACTGTTGGTGACGTATGGGCCGGCGAAGACGACCCTGAAAGACATCACTGACCCGGTCGGCATCGCTAAACCCACGTTCTACCAGTTTTTCGACGCGAAAGCGGACCTCTATGTGGAGATCTTCGAACGCGAGTTTGACGAGTTTACGGAGCAGATGCAGTCCGAACTATCAGGGGTGGACGATCCGCAAGAGCGACTAGAGAAATTCTTCCGATGTTATGTCGAATTTAGTGAGGGGAATAAGTTTATAAAAAAGTTATTTGTGGAGAAGGATTACCGGGACGTTCTCGAAAACATGTCCTCTGAACAGATCGTCGAGATCGAGCAGAAAGAGATGGAGGGGTTGATTCCGCCAATCAAGGACATTCAAGAACAAAGTGAGGGACCGATCTCGGAGATGGACCCCATAACTGTGTTAGGACTCATGGGCTCGTCTCTTGGCCTATTAGTTCTTCATAAGGACGAATATGAGGAATACGCAGCTCTTTTTGAGGAGGTTCAAGACGAGGTGTATTACCAACTTCAGGAGAAAATGATATCAACTCTTGCGCGAGGGCTCACAGTAGAAGAATAA
- a CDS encoding ABC transporter ATP-binding protein, producing MATIEVNDLTKDYGSVRAVDSISFTVERGEIFGFLGPNGAGKTTTIRTLLGLLEPTEGTASVLGADVHDEDALIDAKERIGYLPAHLGFNEEVTGKDVLDYHASVKGESRREELLEIFTPPVERPVREYSTGNKRMLGIVQAFMHDPDLVIMDEPTSGLDPLMQEEFNEFVRGERERGKTLFFSSHVLSEVRRVCDRVGILREGDLVGLEDIESLLGQGGKRVQLQTTDEASADLTALDGVIDVQTFAEGIQFIYTGEYNTLLRELASHDVREIEINEPPLEDIFMHYYGKDDAVESNQEVASDI from the coding sequence ATGGCAACAATCGAAGTGAACGACCTGACGAAAGACTACGGGAGCGTTCGCGCCGTCGATTCGATCTCATTCACCGTCGAGCGTGGGGAGATCTTCGGATTCCTCGGCCCGAACGGCGCGGGTAAGACGACCACAATCCGAACACTGCTCGGATTACTTGAACCAACAGAGGGAACCGCGAGCGTCCTCGGCGCTGACGTTCACGACGAGGACGCACTCATCGACGCGAAGGAACGAATCGGGTACTTGCCGGCGCATCTCGGCTTCAACGAGGAAGTAACTGGAAAGGACGTCCTCGACTACCACGCATCGGTCAAAGGCGAATCACGCCGCGAGGAACTTCTCGAGATATTCACGCCACCGGTGGAGCGCCCCGTCCGCGAGTATTCGACCGGGAACAAGCGCATGCTTGGCATCGTTCAGGCATTCATGCACGACCCCGACCTAGTGATCATGGACGAACCGACGTCCGGCCTCGATCCGCTCATGCAGGAGGAGTTCAACGAGTTTGTCAGGGGTGAACGCGAGCGCGGCAAGACGTTGTTCTTCTCGTCGCACGTCTTGAGTGAGGTGCGGCGCGTCTGTGACCGTGTCGGGATTCTCCGTGAGGGCGACCTTGTTGGTCTTGAGGATATCGAGTCGTTGCTCGGCCAGGGTGGCAAGCGGGTGCAACTCCAGACGACGGACGAGGCCAGCGCGGATCTCACAGCGCTCGACGGCGTCATCGATGTGCAGACGTTCGCCGAGGGAATTCAGTTCATCTACACGGGAGAGTACAATACGCTCCTCCGCGAGCTCGCATCCCACGATGTCCGTGAGATAGAAATCAATGAGCCACCGCTCGAGGATATCTTCATGCACTACTACGGGAAAGATGACGCCGTTGAATCCAACCAGGAGGTGGCGTCAGATATTTGA
- a CDS encoding ABC transporter permease subunit yields the protein MFETTRYEMGRRLRGTVVLTVGVSLYTAFIVWYFSLLDPEAFKQVAQSLPPAMLEAFGMQAIGSIGGFLGGQIYTFVWLLGLGIYFAYTAAGTIASDIENDRMDLLLSFPVSRSQLLLEKFASLLLPMTVLNIVVGGVTYGLVLAIGETIDPMHLALAHLLSIPYLLVCAAIGMVLSVLVDRAAIAERAAMGAIFVLWMVESAVGTAESVAWLRYISPTHYYQPTPILLTGTYELMDAGILLAGFLGLLIIAQVLFQRRDI from the coding sequence ATATTTGAAACCACCCGATATGAGATGGGTCGCCGGCTCCGCGGAACCGTGGTTCTGACCGTCGGTGTGAGTCTCTACACGGCGTTTATCGTGTGGTATTTCTCCCTGTTAGACCCGGAAGCCTTCAAGCAGGTGGCCCAGTCGTTGCCACCGGCGATGCTGGAGGCGTTCGGCATGCAGGCGATCGGATCGATTGGTGGGTTCCTCGGCGGGCAGATCTACACGTTCGTATGGTTGCTGGGGCTGGGAATCTACTTCGCATACACGGCGGCGGGAACGATAGCGAGTGATATCGAAAACGATCGAATGGATCTGTTGCTCTCGTTCCCGGTGTCTCGAAGTCAGTTACTCCTCGAGAAATTCGCATCGTTGCTCCTTCCAATGACCGTGCTGAACATCGTGGTGGGTGGTGTCACGTACGGGCTTGTGCTGGCGATTGGCGAGACGATCGATCCGATGCATCTCGCGCTGGCCCATCTCCTCTCAATCCCGTATCTCCTGGTCTGTGCGGCGATTGGCATGGTGCTCTCAGTGCTCGTGGACCGTGCGGCAATTGCAGAACGCGCCGCAATGGGAGCAATATTCGTACTCTGGATGGTTGAATCAGCGGTCGGCACGGCTGAGAGCGTCGCCTGGCTTCGATACATTAGCCCAACGCACTACTACCAGCCAACGCCGATTCTGCTCACTGGAACGTACGAATTGATGGATGCTGGAATCCTCCTTGCCGGATTCTTGGGCTTGCTGATCATTGCTCAAGTGCTGTTCCAGCGCCGCGACATCTGA
- a CDS encoding ArsR/SmtB family transcription factor → MEAPNETTPNTSDNPEDALPDPSVLSLDEYLSMQRSLGNRTRYEIVYYLRHDGPQTATDLGDLLGEPSSTIHYHLERLTDVGLVEERLRTTPDDTERYYGVTILATSLLSEGLETVLERE, encoded by the coding sequence ATGGAAGCGCCGAACGAAACTACACCGAATACGTCGGACAATCCAGAAGACGCACTCCCTGATCCAAGCGTTCTATCCCTCGATGAATATCTTTCCATGCAACGCTCTCTCGGGAACCGCACCCGTTACGAGATCGTGTACTACCTTCGGCACGACGGCCCTCAGACGGCTACTGATCTTGGTGATCTACTTGGTGAACCAAGCTCAACAATCCACTATCACCTCGAGCGGCTCACCGACGTGGGACTCGTTGAAGAGCGACTTCGAACAACGCCCGATGATACGGAGCGATACTATGGCGTGACGATTTTAGCAACTTCCCTGCTCTCCGAAGGGCTTGAAACTGTCCTTGAACGCGAATAG
- a CDS encoding ATP-binding protein, which translates to MENQSFPSDISEWTWETIESLSDVDHPENTYLEFKQYLQYPGSTGTTESEWRQSVEREFTAFANASGGIIAFGMRDDTEPRPFEPPEHDISQTVKQYIHDTTPIVQTEVTTIPTPSEDTNRVIVAVRVHEATRKPVATSDSAFYVRINDQKQPMNREQVESRFVETDRRQQAVRQLEMELDSFVETYEETFSDYPLIDQPPDYHLIDREALKEVFRENTHLYTDERTSEIIQGILAKLREIDSHERQYGRMLNGVVFNPYEDREHMNQKTRMQFRDMVDRLYELIQQLSEQTNLQTP; encoded by the coding sequence ATGGAGAATCAATCATTCCCTTCAGATATCTCGGAGTGGACGTGGGAGACTATCGAGTCACTCTCCGATGTCGATCACCCAGAGAACACGTATCTCGAATTCAAGCAGTACCTCCAGTATCCGGGCAGTACTGGCACTACGGAGTCTGAGTGGCGACAGAGCGTTGAGCGAGAATTCACCGCGTTTGCGAACGCGAGTGGTGGAATTATCGCCTTCGGGATGCGTGACGACACCGAACCGCGACCCTTCGAGCCTCCAGAGCACGACATTTCGCAGACCGTTAAGCAGTATATCCATGACACAACCCCCATCGTCCAGACGGAAGTTACCACGATTCCTACCCCGAGTGAGGACACGAACCGCGTCATCGTCGCAGTCCGCGTCCACGAGGCAACACGCAAACCTGTCGCCACTTCTGATTCCGCCTTTTACGTCCGAATCAACGACCAAAAACAGCCGATGAACCGGGAACAGGTTGAGTCCCGATTCGTCGAAACTGACCGACGTCAACAGGCCGTTCGGCAACTAGAAATGGAACTGGACAGCTTTGTCGAGACATACGAAGAAACATTCAGTGACTACCCCCTCATTGACCAGCCCCCGGACTACCATCTAATCGACCGAGAGGCGCTCAAAGAAGTGTTCCGAGAAAACACGCACCTCTATACCGACGAACGAACCTCAGAGATCATTCAGGGCATCTTGGCCAAACTTCGAGAGATCGACTCACACGAGCGTCAGTACGGTCGGATGCTCAACGGCGTCGTATTTAACCCATACGAGGATCGTGAGCACATGAACCAGAAGACACGAATGCAGTTCCGAGATATGGTAGATAGATTGTACGAGTTGATCCAACAGCTCTCGGAACAGACTAACCTCCAGACCCCCTAA
- a CDS encoding DUF6414 family protein — protein MGLRDRISSLLGRKNGDEQSPNGESPETGSAGESNGGEPDVEADDREYERELREFVYLDRDSVVSLLASIEGAIKQERIEQIGSRSKERVAGGVNASISGVGAKVEGEQVEMGESSSEVVHNYAIQSLFDQLDKHRRRDEDVGLIDSDEETEVDVSEVIRGKILRVDVELETHYLYRFYKVMMYLQENIPEAVGPEDEDVLELIESMFGAEIPVSGRVLDYQVKDGRIQPGDPDDSDGVPLHIVGQLNALKLWQDVPDALFDEEEYTVFCRVEETYDEESWHPLSLAQKIETVSSPLAQLLTQFMERAAALAKEEASDTVNDDADLDEWVDTLAKFDERAGIDEVGDDLHREFLTGYVVEKGVLGLSPSGGTELIDFYTDYATYLRDHGVSLSKNDESEATDYMIFDEYTSLSSEGETIDVDALQIESQIVAIYW, from the coding sequence ATGGGATTGAGAGATCGGATTTCGAGTCTGCTGGGCAGAAAGAATGGAGATGAACAATCTCCGAACGGCGAGTCACCAGAAACCGGCTCTGCCGGGGAATCCAACGGCGGAGAACCAGATGTTGAAGCAGACGATCGTGAGTACGAGAGGGAGCTTCGGGAGTTTGTTTATCTGGATCGGGATAGTGTTGTGAGTCTTCTCGCGTCAATTGAGGGTGCCATCAAGCAGGAACGGATTGAGCAGATCGGGAGTCGATCAAAAGAGCGTGTTGCTGGTGGTGTGAATGCGAGTATTTCCGGGGTTGGCGCGAAGGTAGAGGGTGAGCAGGTGGAGATGGGAGAGAGTTCATCCGAAGTGGTACACAACTATGCGATTCAGTCCCTCTTTGACCAGTTAGATAAGCATCGACGGCGCGATGAGGATGTCGGTCTCATCGATTCGGACGAGGAGACCGAGGTAGATGTGTCTGAAGTGATTCGAGGGAAGATTCTTCGGGTTGATGTTGAGCTGGAGACGCACTACCTGTATCGATTTTATAAGGTGATGATGTACCTTCAAGAGAATATTCCCGAGGCGGTTGGTCCAGAGGACGAAGATGTCTTAGAGCTTATCGAATCCATGTTTGGGGCGGAGATTCCAGTGAGTGGACGCGTTCTCGATTACCAAGTAAAGGATGGGAGAATCCAGCCAGGTGACCCCGACGATTCTGACGGAGTGCCGCTTCATATCGTGGGTCAGTTGAATGCCCTGAAGCTCTGGCAAGACGTTCCTGATGCCCTGTTTGACGAGGAAGAATACACTGTCTTCTGTCGTGTTGAGGAGACGTATGACGAGGAGTCGTGGCACCCACTGAGCCTCGCACAGAAAATCGAAACGGTCTCTTCGCCGCTAGCTCAGCTATTAACTCAATTTATGGAACGTGCGGCGGCCCTCGCCAAAGAGGAGGCGAGTGATACTGTCAATGATGATGCGGACCTAGATGAGTGGGTAGATACGCTTGCTAAATTTGATGAACGAGCAGGTATTGATGAGGTTGGGGATGATCTTCATCGGGAGTTCCTGACCGGATACGTAGTTGAAAAAGGGGTCCTAGGACTCTCTCCATCTGGAGGAACCGAACTGATTGACTTTTACACCGATTATGCAACGTATCTTCGAGACCACGGTGTCTCCCTCTCAAAGAATGACGAATCTGAGGCTACTGACTACATGATATTCGACGAATACACGTCTTTGAGTAGCGAAGGAGAGACGATAGATGTCGACGCTCTCCAAATCGAATCGCAAATAGTTGCTATCTATTGGTGA
- a CDS encoding ATP-binding protein, producing the protein MGNVRVLQVLAVEDQHLLVYDNGEIIQVKNEISSQVTPGDFVEVEDHYTRDKAVGFAREDDPSGQQGIIEKKTDDLLLVRTETGKQVLPIPEEDVSPGDGVLLTDLGEFYTVFEEDIVDLDDDDGGSLRRGVNDMDPSDLEPENVPDKQYSDFGGMDEVVEEVEYKVQVPLKEPERFEDVGMDAPKGVLFYGPPGTGKTYLAKIVANQVEDASFYSIRGPELSAELVGRTERLLRGLFEKAQNNPPAIIFFDEIDSVAPRRDKTMDSGRRTVGQLLSLMDGIEDRGRVVVIGTTNLIEAIDPALRRPGRFGREIEFHRPSREGRREILDIHRPDVEFADTVSFDDLVEKTEGWTGAHIESLFEEIGEILLKEERDREGSPTIRRMDVERAYERVQAQINNKEAQRRREQEAEEGSG; encoded by the coding sequence ATGGGAAATGTCCGGGTGTTACAAGTACTCGCTGTAGAGGATCAGCATCTATTGGTCTATGACAATGGGGAGATTATTCAGGTCAAGAATGAGATTTCGAGCCAAGTAACTCCCGGTGATTTCGTTGAGGTTGAAGACCACTACACACGGGATAAGGCGGTTGGATTTGCGCGAGAGGATGACCCATCCGGACAACAAGGAATCATTGAGAAGAAGACGGATGATCTTCTTCTAGTGAGGACTGAGACTGGGAAACAGGTTCTACCTATTCCGGAGGAAGATGTCTCGCCTGGTGACGGCGTGTTGCTCACGGATTTAGGGGAATTCTACACCGTGTTTGAGGAGGATATCGTTGATCTTGACGATGATGACGGGGGAAGTTTGCGGCGCGGGGTGAACGACATGGATCCGTCTGACCTTGAACCAGAAAACGTCCCTGACAAGCAGTATTCTGACTTCGGTGGGATGGATGAGGTTGTTGAGGAAGTGGAATACAAAGTGCAAGTCCCGCTCAAGGAACCAGAGCGGTTCGAAGATGTCGGGATGGATGCTCCGAAAGGCGTGCTGTTCTACGGCCCGCCAGGGACTGGCAAAACGTATCTGGCGAAAATTGTTGCCAACCAGGTAGAGGACGCGTCGTTTTACAGTATTCGGGGCCCAGAGCTGTCTGCCGAATTGGTTGGAAGGACAGAGCGGTTACTTCGCGGATTATTCGAGAAGGCCCAGAACAACCCGCCAGCGATCATCTTCTTTGACGAGATTGATTCTGTAGCACCACGACGAGACAAAACGATGGATTCTGGCCGCAGAACCGTCGGTCAATTGCTATCGTTGATGGATGGCATTGAGGATCGTGGCCGGGTGGTAGTCATTGGGACGACCAATTTGATAGAGGCAATTGATCCAGCACTTCGGCGCCCTGGTCGGTTTGGACGTGAAATCGAATTCCACCGCCCGTCACGTGAAGGCAGACGAGAAATTCTCGACATCCACAGACCGGATGTTGAATTCGCTGATACCGTGTCGTTTGATGACCTTGTGGAGAAGACGGAAGGGTGGACGGGCGCCCATATTGAGTCATTGTTCGAGGAGATTGGGGAGATTCTCTTGAAGGAAGAACGGGACCGGGAGGGGTCCCCGACGATTCGTCGAATGGATGTCGAGCGCGCCTATGAGAGAGTGCAGGCACAAATCAATAACAAGGAGGCGCAACGACGACGAGAGCAAGAAGCTGAGGAGGGTTCAGGCTAA
- a CDS encoding helix-turn-helix domain-containing protein — translation MYKVAASKPAFNILRALSEEGKLSTSELGMMLDREDNDLHYYLRKLKRSALIRNRRDPNTGTEETYSYYELTDLGHVILTEGLATGIQELVKEESTISKQEGK, via the coding sequence ATGTACAAAGTAGCCGCCTCGAAACCCGCGTTCAACATCCTTCGTGCACTTAGCGAAGAAGGCAAACTCAGCACCAGCGAGCTCGGGATGATGCTCGACCGCGAAGACAACGACCTGCACTACTACCTCCGGAAGCTCAAGCGGTCCGCGCTCATTCGGAACCGCCGCGACCCGAATACCGGAACCGAAGAGACGTACTCCTACTACGAGCTCACTGACCTCGGGCACGTCATCCTTACCGAAGGGTTGGCGACTGGAATCCAGGAACTGGTCAAAGAGGAATCCACTATTAGTAAACAGGAGGGCAAATAA